The Cyclobacteriaceae bacterium DNA segment GGACTGTCAACCGATCTCCAAACTGTTGAACAAATCGGGGCGGGCGGATTGAGCGGTAAACCGTTACGAAATAGAGCTACGGAGGTAATCAAATACTTACGGAGAGAACTGGGCCCTGATTACCCGATAATTGGTGTGGGCGGCATTATGTCTGTTCAGGATGCGTTGGAAAAACTGGATGCAGGTGCCGATTTAATTCAAATCTATACGGGCTTTGTGTATGAAGGGCCCGGATTTGTGAAGCGCATTCTGAAAGCGCTTGTTTCAAAACTGGAATGATGTTTGTCTTGATCAGGCAAAATCAAACCCTTATGACACGCACTATCATTATTGTTATTTCTCTTTTCCTTTTGGGCTGCTCTGATGATAAACAGCAACCTGTTCAGTTGGTGGACAAAAAAGTAAAAATTGAATTCTTTACCGAAAAGGATTTTAGCGATTCAAAATATGATAATCATTTTGTGAAATTCTGGGCTGGGGCGCTGGTGATGACCTATGACCCGTATGAGGAAGAATATTTCTTGAGTGAAGAAACCGACTGGATTGCTTTTAAGGATATTCCCAATAAGGCCCAAGTACTAGTGTTTGAGGGTGTGTCGCAAGGTATTGATGTAGAGAAGCAATTGGTTCAAATGGGCTATTCGTATGTTATCAAGATAGGCGATCATACCGAATCGCTTTCCAAAGGTTTCTCTATGCAGAAACGCGAACTGGAAAAGACAGTTGAGGTGAAGTTTTAAATGCTAAATTTCCGAATCTGAATTATAAACAGACCCGGAAGTATTGCCATATTTTACTCAACCACCGTCACGGTAACCTTACTCACAATCTGTGCTTCAGCATTCTGTTTATCAAACACACGTGCGGTTACGGTATAGGTTTCACCAACTTTCATCGGGTCGCCTACGGTTAAGGATGCACGGAGAACAGAAGCATCAGTAGCGGAAACGCCTTCGGTGTAGTTGGCCAACATATCGTCAAAGGCAACTATTTCTGCACCAGCTTGGTCAGTGACTGTTAATGTAATTCCCGGAAATGCATTTCCGTCTTTGAGCGTGTAATTGCTGATGCCTTCAAATACTAAGGAACATTCGCTGTTCCAGGTAACTTGTTTGTTGGTAATGGATTGGTCTTCCTGATCAACAAAGTAGATAGTTTCGGCATTCAAACCGTTCCAGGAAGAACTTATTCCGGATGTAAGATCAGCTTTGGTGCCTACTGAGAAATTGCAGCCGGTAAATACAAGTGCAATTAAAAGGAATGAGATGAAGAGGGTCTTTTTCATGGGTAAATTAGTTTTAGGTTATCGAAGATACTGCGTAAAATCCAATTCTAATCAAAGTTGGCTGCGCTTTAAATCATAAATCCCCTAGGAAGGGGATTTATGAAGTTAATTTGTCTATGCGACACGGACTAACAATCCTTAAAGCTTTTCAATCTTTGGTTTAGTTTCAATTACCTCTTTCATGCCCAGAATATCAAAAACGAACGTGTACTCCCGCGCCACCTCACGTAGCCTTCTGAATCGTCCGCTGGCGCCACCATGACCCGCATCCATATTGGTATATAAATAGAGTCGGTTATTGTCGGTTTTCATCGCCCGGAGTTTGGCTACCCATTTGGCGGGTTCCCAATACTGCACTTGCGAATCGTGCAGACCTGTAGTAACCAATAAATTCGGGTAGTCTTTCTTTTCTACATTATCATACGGAGAGTAGGAGAGCATGTATTCGTATTCTTCCTGGATGTTTGGATTACCCCATTCCTTCCATTCAAACGTGGTAAGCGGAATGCTTTCGTCCATCATGGTCGTCACCACATCCACGAATGGCACTGCAGCAATAACGCCACGGTACAGTTCGGGTCGCATGTTAACAATGGCGCCCATTAACAAGCCACCGGCACTGCCGCCTGAAGCAAACAATTTATCTTTTGCTGCATAGTTATTTTGAATGAGCCAATCGGAACAGTCGATAAAATCAGTAAAGGTGTTTTTCTTATTCATCATCTTGCCGTCCTCGTACCAGGCACCCCCCATTTCCTGTCCGCCACGCACATGGGCAATGGCATATACAAAGCCACGATCAAGTAAGCTAAGCCTTGCCGTATTGAAAGTCGGGAACATGGTTGAGCCGTACGAGCCGTAACCGTAAATCCATCCGGGAACGGTACCGTCTTTTTTAAACTTATCTTTACGATAGACAATCGACATCGGTACTTCCTTGCCATCACGTGCTTTTACCATTACGCGTTCGGTGGCGTAATCTTCTTTGTTGAATCCGCCCAGTACTTCTTGTTCTTTCTTTAATTCTTTTTCGCGGGTGTCCATGTTATAGTCGTAGGTGGAGGCCGGTGTTGTCATGGACTGATAATAATACCGGATGATGTTGGTGTTAAAATCGGGATTGTATCCAATGCCAGCCGTGTAGGCAGGCTCGCCAAAATTAATGGCGTGTTCTGAATTGTCGGAACGATTAATAATACGGATGGTGGTAAGTCCTGCACTCATTTCCTCCACAGCCATAAAATTCTTGAAATAATCTACACCAGATAGAAAAACGTTTTCCCTATTGGGTATAACATCTTTCCAATTGGCTGAACCGGGAGTTGAAACCGGGGTTTGTACTAGCCGATAATTTTTCGCGTCCAGATTGGTGCGGATATAAAACGCATCGCCACCTGCATGATCGATGGAATAATCCACATTATCTTTTAGCGGTTCAACCACCACTGGTTTACCGGGTTTATCGGCATCAATAACCTGCGAGAAACTCGCATCGGTACGGCCTGAATATAAAACGATGTATTTCTTTGATTTGGTTTTTCCGAGATATACTGCCAGCGTTTCATCTTTCTCTTCATAAATAACCGGATCGGCATCAGCACTTGTTCCGAGAATATGTCGCTTGATCAGGTAGTTGCGCAATGTTTCCTGATCGGGTACGGCATAGTACATGGATTTATTGTCGTTTGTCCATTCGTATCCACCACGCGTGTTTGGAATTTTATCTCCCAGCATTTTTCCGGTTGCAAGATCTTTGAATTTAACCGTATAAAAATTTCTGCCAACGGTATCCATAACAATGGCTGCCAGTTTATGATCCGGACTTACAGAGGTGAAGAAGTTAAAATAGGATTGACCTTTACCAAGTTCATTTCCATCGGCAACAATTTCTTCAGGGGCATCCAACGAACCTTTTTTGCGGCAATAGATTGGGTATTCGCCACCGGTAACAAAACGGGTGTAGTAATAGTAGTCGTCCAATTTATAGGGAACGGAAGCATCATCTTCTTTAATCCGGCCGCGCATTTCTTCAAAGAGGGCTTCCTGAAAAGCATCAGTGTGGGCCATCATGGTGTCGAGGTAGTCGTTTTCAGCAGTGAGGTAATTGATCACGGTTGAATCTTCCCGATTCTTTAACCAGTAATAATTATCAGTACGGGTGTGACCGTGTTTGCTGACTACTTCAAAGGGTTCAATTTTGGCAATAGGTGGTTTAACATCCGGTAAGTTGGCCTGTTTTTCTTTGGGTGAACAGGCAACGAACCACAGCGCTACAATCAGAAATGTGAGGGGTGCGAATTTTATTTTTTGCATATGGGGTAATATTAATCGTTTTCGAAGATGGAAAATATTTCGAACAAATGTTTTATCGAATCTGAGAATTTGTGGTCGGTTATCCTGATGGGGTTTTATGTGGGCTAATGGTCATTTATGATAATGACTGGCAATTCTTTAACTTGTTTTCATTAATCCCCTATCCCGTATGAAAGCAATTACCGTATTTCTGGTTTTCCTGAGCAGTTCATTTTTGCATGCACAAACCCTTGAAGACGTTTCCAAAGCCATGGATCACGCTGTTTATCCGGTTATGAAGAGCCACAAGTTTATGGGCGTAATGCCGGTTAAAAATCCAATATTACCAATGCAGGCTACTGATAAATATAAACTCGTAATCGATTTGGTGGCCTCATCGGACGACTCCGTTAAAGTTAATTTCGGCATAACTGATATTGGTCGAACATTTAATTTGCATGTTGCCAACGGAGCCAGCCCGAAAAACCTGGATATTATTGTGGTTGCGCATGGCCCGGCAGTTTGGTCTTTACTGACGAATGAAGCTTTTGAAAAGAAGTACGGAATACCGAATCCAAACATTGCTTTTATAAAGGAGTTGAATCAGCACAACGTGAAGTTTTTTGTGTGTGGTCAGAATCTCACCATAATGAATATCGCTCCGGAAGAATTGGTTTCGGAAGTTCAAGTAGCCCTGTCAGCCAAAACGGCACTTACCCATTTTCAATCACTGGGATATGTGGTGTTTGAGTTTCGCGATTAAGTAATTGTTAGCCGCTGGTAAAGATTTTAATGTGATTTCATAGTTGATCGGCTTATTTTCGTCACGCTAAATAAAAATTTCATGAATAGAATTCTTGTCTTGTCAGCCATCTGCGTATCGCTCACCATTCTGTCCTCGTGCAAAAAGGAAACGCGACCTGAAATTTTTTCCAGAATCAATGCCGAGGTACTTCAAAATGCCAAAGCCTACACAACATTGCAAGAGACTACATCAACCATTGGTCATCGGTTAACTGGATCAGAGAATGGCAGCAAGGCAGAAGAATACACCTATTCTAAATTCAAGGAATACGGTTTTACCGATGTGCAGTACCAGGAATTTGAAACCAAAGCCTGGTCTCGTGGTACCGTATCCGTTACGATTAGCGGGGAAGCGGTGAAGGCTGTAACCTTAGGGCATTCACCAATAGAAGCAGATATAACCGGTGAATTGGTAGACATGGGCAATGGGCTTGAGGCCGATTATGCGGCCAACCCTGGAAAAGCTGAAGGAAAAATTGTACTAATTTATATAGGTGTGTTGGATGGGAGTGCTGAAGGTACCCGTAACCTGCATCGCAGTGAGAAAGCGGCAATTGCCATTAAAAACGGAGCAAAGGGTGTGGTTATTTTCAACCAGGTGGATGGTGGTGTATTGCTTACAGGTACTGCTTCGGTAACGGGTGAATTAATTCCAATTCCGGCCGTTTGCATTGGAAAGGAGAAGGGGATGGAGCTAAAAGAAAAACTTAAAGCTGGAGAGAAAGTTGAGGTACAAATTCAAATGACCAACCACAGTGATTTGATTAAAGCCCGGAATGTAATTGCAACACTAAAAGGTTCTGAATTGCCTGATGAAAAAATAATTATCGGTGGCCATCTTGATTCGTGGGATTTATCCACCGGAGCCATCGACAACGGTATTGGTTCATTCGCCATATTGGATATTGCCCGTGCCTTCAAGACGAATAACCTGAAGCCAAAGCGCACCATTCAGTTTGTGATGTTTATGGGCGAGGAACAAGGTTTGCTTGGATCAACGCACATGGTGAAGGAAGCGGTGAAAGATGGTACCATAGAAAGTGTGAAGTATATGTTCAATATTGATATGGGCGGCAACCCTATCGGGGTTAATGCAGGGGGTAAATTGAATGACACTACATTTTTTAAGACCATAGGAGAGGAGATTGCAGCCATCGATACGGTTTATAGAAACAGGTTTAGTAACCGATCCGGTTTACATAGCGATCATCAACCCTTTATGCTGGAAGGTGTGCCCATTTTAAGTATCATCAGCAACCTTGATCGCGCCATCTACAAATGCTACCATGCCGACTGTGACGACTTTAATCTGGTTAACAAAGATCACATTACCAATACCGCTCGTTTTGGTACCATGATTTTATTTGCATTGGCAAATGCCGATAAATTACCAGCCGATAAAATGGATAGTGAAACTACGAAGCAATTTATGATTGACAATAACCTGGAAGAACCATTGCGGATTGCGGGTGATTGGAAGTGGGACTAATTTTCGAAGAAGAGAAATGTTTAATCAACTGAGGTTGTTCTCTTTTTGAGGGCTACCAGAAGAAAACAACCTCAGTCTGTTTATTCTGGATCACCTCAAAGTAAGGGGCATACCAACGGTAAACTGAAACACCCTGTTTTTCACTTCATATTCCGAATCGTATAAACTTGACAGGCCTAAGCCATACCGAGCTTCAATTATGATTTTACGAGCGATTAAAATACCTCCACCTAACTGAAGCCCAAAATCGAAGCGATTGTCGATATACATACCTTCACCGTCTTCTGGCTGGTCACCAAACTTGATATTTCCTTTATCGCTGTTCGTAAAGGTATCTGAAACATCATCGTACGACTCGGTTATTTTGCTGTCATATGAATATTTTCCTCCAAGGCCAATGCCAAAAGATGGACCCGCAAGGGCATAGAATTTTGTGTCACCTCCGAAAGAGATTTTCACTAAGGCTGGTATTTCAAGATAATTTAATGTGTTTTTTGTCGTGGATGTGGTTACCGTGGTGATGAGACGCCCATCATCATCCTCCATCCAGGTTGAAGTGGACTTTTCTGTATAGCCTTTCTGAATAAAGTTTAACTCTGGTTGTATTGAAATTCTGTCATTAATTGAATAGTTAAGCGCAGCACCTATAGTAAAACCTATTTTCGACTTGATTTCATCTTCAAAGCCAGGAAATTGAATAATATCAGGTTCACTCATCGATACAGTTGCGAGTGTAGCCCCGATCTTCGGAATTACAATAAGCTTTTGTGCACTTACACAGATTGAGCTCAGCAAAATGGAGAAAGCAAGCAGGTATTTTTTCATAGCTGAAAGGTTTTAGTGTTACACAAAATTAACCCGGTACCTTCCTGCACCGTTACGAATTTGTAACAATGTCTTGCTGATTTGTAACAGGAGGGCTTTTTAGTATGTTTTCCTGGAATTCGGAAGGCGTTACACCTGACCAGGCTTTGAAGAGCCGGCTGAAATTGGGTAGGTTGTTAAAACCGGATTGATAGGCGGCCTCGCTTACTGAAATGCTCTTGGTTGAAAGAAGCCTTTTGGCATGCTCCAGTCGGAACAGTCGTAAAAAATCACCAGGCGATTTATCGGTAAGGGCTTTGAGTTTTCGGTGCAATTGCATGCGGCTCATGCCGATTTCACGGGTAAATTCATCCACACCGAAGTCAGCATTGGCAAAGTTTTTTTTAAGGATGTCGATTGCTTTATTTAAAAATTGCGACTCTGGAGTTGCATCGACTACGGGTGCAAAGGGTACTGCGCGATGTGCAAATAATACTTTTAATTTTTCACGCTGTGCGATCAGGTTTTGAACCCGTGCCTGCAGTTCACGCGCATCGAATGGCTTGGTCAGGTAGTCATCAGCACCTGTGTGCAATCCCTCCAGTTTACTTTGTTGATCGGCACGCGCGGTAAGCAAAATCACCGGTACGTGGCTGGTGGCTTCATGTGTCTTAATTTTTTTACACAGTTCGTTGCCATTCAATCCGGGCATCATCAGGTCGCTGATCACCAGGTCGGGAACATGTTGCAAAACTTTCTCCCAGGCATCTTTACCATTTTCAGCCAGGATGACTTTATACTGGTCACCCATTACCTGCCGGATGAATTCACGCATGTCGGTTTGATCTTCAGCAATCACCAATACCGGTGAAGCAAGTTCAGCATCAAGGGTTGTGTCATGGATCACCTCATCTTCCAGGTAGGTGTTAAATGAAAAACCTGATGATAATGAAACTGAAGGTGATAGTTCGTTTTTATAATATGCCTGCGCGATGGGAAAGGTGAATGTAAACAAACTTCCTCCCGATTTCTGATTGGCAGCGGTTAATGTTCCATGATGTGCATGAGCCAGTTCTTTAGATAAAGCAAGCCCTAAACCCGTGCCTCCGTGAATACCTGCTGATTCTTCAACCTGAAAAAATCGATCAAAGATGTGGTTTAGTTTATCTTCCGGTATGCCGGGGCCGGTATCTGTAACCTGTACGGTTAAATGGTCTGCGCCAACTGAAGCACTGAGCTGTACCGTGCCGCCTTCAGGTGTAAACTTTAAGGCATTGAATAGAAGATTGTAGATAATCTTCTCAATTTTATTCCGATCGAAATATCCAATAATCGCATCATCGGGTAATTCCAACATGTAGTTGATTTGCTTTTGATTGGCCAACGATTCGAAAGACGCATATGCGGTTTTCAAAAATTGTTTCAGGTCGCCTTCTGAGGCCTGTATTTTCATGTTGCCCGATTCGATTTTAGATAAATCGAGTATCTCATCAATTAAGCGATGCAGGCGTACGGCATTGCGATGCATCAGTTTCCAGTCTTTAACTTCCGGTGATGAGGGGTTTTGTTCAATCTTTTGCTGAAGCGGACCAATAATCAGTGTGAGCGGAGTGCGGAATTCATGTGAGATGTTGGCGAAGAACCGGGATTGGGTTTCGTTAAGTGCGGCCAACCTTTTATTAAGTTTTTGCTTTTCGCGATACAAGTAGTAGAACATACCGATCACCATCATTGAAAGGAGGAGAAAACCGATCAGGTAATTTCTTTGACTACTTTGTTTTTGTAGTCGTAATTGAGTGATCTCATTCTCCGCTTTTAATGCGCGGATTTCATTTTCCTTTTTCTCATTCTGATAACGTGCTTCCAGTGCGGTTGCCTCCTTCTTGTTTTGCACCTGCTTCAAGCTATCGTTTAATGCGGCATAACGCTGGTGATACGCATACGCAAGCTCATAGTTTTTCTCTCCGGCATATAGCTCGCTGAGCGCCTGGTAACCATCCATCACCAACGGAAAAAGCTTTACCTGTTGAGCCACACGAATAGCCGAATCGAAATAAAGTATGGCTCCCTTGTTTTGTTTTAACTCATACGAGGCAAAGCCCAAAGCCGAATAACTGTACGCCATGTTAGCTGAATCAGAAATGGTTT contains these protein-coding regions:
- a CDS encoding porin family protein, whose protein sequence is MKKYLLAFSILLSSICVSAQKLIVIPKIGATLATVSMSEPDIIQFPGFEDEIKSKIGFTIGAALNYSINDRISIQPELNFIQKGYTEKSTSTWMEDDDGRLITTVTTSTTKNTLNYLEIPALVKISFGGDTKFYALAGPSFGIGLGGKYSYDSKITESYDDVSDTFTNSDKGNIKFGDQPEDGEGMYIDNRFDFGLQLGGGILIARKIIIEARYGLGLSSLYDSEYEVKNRVFQFTVGMPLTLR
- a CDS encoding tetratricopeptide repeat protein, with amino-acid sequence MRYLIRLVCVLLFVHGSGQITIAQQIDSLLQLLDKSTSPELTIQLHQQLAELATDENTALDYHRKALAIARQAQNSNLIAEAYTSLGKYHRQRSDYLLAIPIYKNALSAISDSTNPILLDTYLELGIAYLRLSRFDSAEFHLRTGLDIISEHPDPHMEASFYNMMGNLMKDKNDYKEAITFYLKATEIFEQSGDDDGLTQSLSNIGNLQNLLGDYDKALDYALKSLAIAEKINKQPSIAYSNRLLGRIYRKLGQFDEALLAYDRALQVYQSSGAKRDVAETLTSIGNIYYEKENLEKAKTNYLKSLRISKTISDSANMAYSYSALGFASYELKQNKGAILYFDSAIRVAQQVKLFPLVMDGYQALSELYAGEKNYELAYAYHQRYAALNDSLKQVQNKKEATALEARYQNEKKENEIRALKAENEITQLRLQKQSSQRNYLIGFLLLSMMVIGMFYYLYREKQKLNKRLAALNETQSRFFANISHEFRTPLTLIIGPLQQKIEQNPSSPEVKDWKLMHRNAVRLHRLIDEILDLSKIESGNMKIQASEGDLKQFLKTAYASFESLANQKQINYMLELPDDAIIGYFDRNKIEKIIYNLLFNALKFTPEGGTVQLSASVGADHLTVQVTDTGPGIPEDKLNHIFDRFFQVEESAGIHGGTGLGLALSKELAHAHHGTLTAANQKSGGSLFTFTFPIAQAYYKNELSPSVSLSSGFSFNTYLEDEVIHDTTLDAELASPVLVIAEDQTDMREFIRQVMGDQYKVILAENGKDAWEKVLQHVPDLVISDLMMPGLNGNELCKKIKTHEATSHVPVILLTARADQQSKLEGLHTGADDYLTKPFDARELQARVQNLIAQREKLKVLFAHRAVPFAPVVDATPESQFLNKAIDILKKNFANADFGVDEFTREIGMSRMQLHRKLKALTDKSPGDFLRLFRLEHAKRLLSTKSISVSEAAYQSGFNNLPNFSRLFKAWSGVTPSEFQENILKSPPVTNQQDIVTNS
- a CDS encoding DsrE family protein; protein product: MKAITVFLVFLSSSFLHAQTLEDVSKAMDHAVYPVMKSHKFMGVMPVKNPILPMQATDKYKLVIDLVASSDDSVKVNFGITDIGRTFNLHVANGASPKNLDIIVVAHGPAVWSLLTNEAFEKKYGIPNPNIAFIKELNQHNVKFFVCGQNLTIMNIAPEELVSEVQVALSAKTALTHFQSLGYVVFEFRD
- a CDS encoding M20/M25/M40 family metallo-hydrolase yields the protein MNRILVLSAICVSLTILSSCKKETRPEIFSRINAEVLQNAKAYTTLQETTSTIGHRLTGSENGSKAEEYTYSKFKEYGFTDVQYQEFETKAWSRGTVSVTISGEAVKAVTLGHSPIEADITGELVDMGNGLEADYAANPGKAEGKIVLIYIGVLDGSAEGTRNLHRSEKAAIAIKNGAKGVVIFNQVDGGVLLTGTASVTGELIPIPAVCIGKEKGMELKEKLKAGEKVEVQIQMTNHSDLIKARNVIATLKGSELPDEKIIIGGHLDSWDLSTGAIDNGIGSFAILDIARAFKTNNLKPKRTIQFVMFMGEEQGLLGSTHMVKEAVKDGTIESVKYMFNIDMGGNPIGVNAGGKLNDTTFFKTIGEEIAAIDTVYRNRFSNRSGLHSDHQPFMLEGVPILSIISNLDRAIYKCYHADCDDFNLVNKDHITNTARFGTMILFALANADKLPADKMDSETTKQFMIDNNLEEPLRIAGDWKWD
- a CDS encoding S9 family peptidase is translated as MQKIKFAPLTFLIVALWFVACSPKEKQANLPDVKPPIAKIEPFEVVSKHGHTRTDNYYWLKNREDSTVINYLTAENDYLDTMMAHTDAFQEALFEEMRGRIKEDDASVPYKLDDYYYYTRFVTGGEYPIYCRKKGSLDAPEEIVADGNELGKGQSYFNFFTSVSPDHKLAAIVMDTVGRNFYTVKFKDLATGKMLGDKIPNTRGGYEWTNDNKSMYYAVPDQETLRNYLIKRHILGTSADADPVIYEEKDETLAVYLGKTKSKKYIVLYSGRTDASFSQVIDADKPGKPVVVEPLKDNVDYSIDHAGGDAFYIRTNLDAKNYRLVQTPVSTPGSANWKDVIPNRENVFLSGVDYFKNFMAVEEMSAGLTTIRIINRSDNSEHAINFGEPAYTAGIGYNPDFNTNIIRYYYQSMTTPASTYDYNMDTREKELKKEQEVLGGFNKEDYATERVMVKARDGKEVPMSIVYRKDKFKKDGTVPGWIYGYGSYGSTMFPTFNTARLSLLDRGFVYAIAHVRGGQEMGGAWYEDGKMMNKKNTFTDFIDCSDWLIQNNYAAKDKLFASGGSAGGLLMGAIVNMRPELYRGVIAAVPFVDVVTTMMDESIPLTTFEWKEWGNPNIQEEYEYMLSYSPYDNVEKKDYPNLLVTTGLHDSQVQYWEPAKWVAKLRAMKTDNNRLYLYTNMDAGHGGASGRFRRLREVAREYTFVFDILGMKEVIETKPKIEKL